A single genomic interval of Coccidioides posadasii str. Silveira chromosome 1, complete sequence harbors:
- the MNN10 gene encoding alpha-1,6-mannosyltransferase (CAZy:GT34~EggNog:ENOG410PHXF~COG:G~TransMembrane:1 (i141-160o)~BUSCO:7035at33183), translated as MSLSRSPSPRPDGGWSSPGLTTGTGGSGTSTPRKGYSDLQSGSGLYMKGIGAAGPGRLSWAAAKAKSDQVRGYPSFSTRNNGFFSRQRRKISASLPRFRMNSAYGEKEKLGRGRWSPNGGPLLSRLKTLLGNLLRRKRVQLLLLLILMFVFWLVFSQPIYEAYRRSSLGGGKKIVLIVASNLGGGVMEWKGAREWAIERDSLRNKRRYVKRWGYDLEIVNMVTKKRYAHEWRESWEKVDTIRSALRKYPKAEWFWWLDLHTFIMEPSLSVENHILKNLGKKTYRNINTYNPLNITHPPSLFYLDPLSLSVEGDGKESSINMLVPQDCSGFNLGSFMVRRSAWTDRLLDIWWDPVLYEQKHMEWEHKEQDSLEHLYTHQPWIRPHVAFVPQRRMNSFPPGACGDGTNLGIHYQEKNRDFLVNMAGCEWGRDCWSEMYHYRQLSNRLNRNPWEKFKDGISERWKKTFGKKKEEKKKT; from the exons ATGTCGCTGTCGCGATCGCCTTCGCCGAGGCCTGATGGAGGATGGTCTAGCCCCGGTCTGACGACTGGTACGGGAGGTAGCGGCACTTCCACACCACGAAAGGGCTATTCAGATCTACAATCAGGCAGCGGGCTGTATATGAAGGGAATTGGCGCTGCCGGACCCGGCCGACTATCGTGGGCGGCAGCCAAGGCCAAGAGCGACCAGGTCAGAGGCTATCCGTCCTTCTCAACTCGAAACAATGGCTTCTTTTCTAGACAACGCCGGAAAATATCTGCTAGCTTACCCAGGTTCCGGATGAATTCGGCCTatggagagaaagaaaagctgGGCCGCGGACGATGGAGCCCGAATGGCGGACCGTTGTTGAGTCGCCTAAAAACACTGCTAGGAAATTTGCTACGACGGAAACGAGTACAGCTGTTATTGCTCTTgatattaatgtttgttTTCTGGCTCGTTTTTTCCCAAC CCATTTATGAAGCGTACCGAAGGTCCTCCCTGGGTGGAGGCAAGAAGATCGTTCTCATTGTCGCATCAAATCTCGGAGGAGGAGTAATGGAATGGAAAGGCGCACGCGAATGGGCCATTGAGCGAGATAGTTTACGAAATAAGAGGCGATACGTAAAGCGATGGGGCTATGACCTGGAGATCGTCAACATGGTAACCAAAAAGCGATACGCGCACGAATGGCGTGAAAGTTGGGAGAAAGTCGACACGATCCGCTCAGCTTTAAGAAAATACCCGAAAGCCGAATG GTTCTGGTGGCTAGATCTTCATACCTTTATTATGGAGCCTTCCTTGTCGGTTGAGAATCACATCCTTAAAAATCTCGGCAAAAAGACGTACCGCAATATCAACACATATAACCCCCTCAACATCACCCATCCGCCCTCTCTATTCTACCTCGATCCGCTTTCTCTTTCCGTCGAGGGCGATGGCAAAGAGTCTTCCATCAATATGCTTGTACCCCAAGACTGCTCGGGCTTCAACCTTGGGTCCTTCATGGTGCGACGCAGCGCCTGGACAGATCGTCTGCTCGACATCTGGTGGGATCCTGTCCTCTACGAACAGAAGCACATGGAGTGGGAGCATAAGGAGCAGGACAGCCTAGAACACCTATACACCCATCAACCGTGGATCAGGCCTCATGTTGCGTTCGTACCTCAGCGACGAATGAATTCCTTCCCTCCAGGTGCCTGTGGCGACGGGACCAACCTGGGTATTCACTATCAGGAAAAGAATCGCGATTTCTTGGTGAACATGGCGGGCTGTGAATGGGGAAGAGATTGCTGGAGCGAGATGTATCACTACCGGCAGCTTAGTAACCGCTTGAACCGAAATCCGTGGGAGAAGTTCAAGGACGGGATCTCAGAACGATGGAAAAAGACATttggaaagaaaaaggaggagaaaaagaaaacgtAA